The nucleotide sequence CACATCATGATTTCGCCCGCGCAGGCGATAAAAGGAATTCAGGCCACCAATCGTGGTGTGCCTCTCCAGAATGCAAACCTGTTTCCCATAATAAGCCAGCCGGATTCCAGCGGCCAGCCCAGACAGGCCGGCACCGATAATGATTGAATCGTAGGTCATGGCGGAGGGATATTACGGGATTCAGACGGTGCTTTCCGCATCCTTCAGGAGTGGTGTCAGGTAGGTTACAGTGCTGTCCATAGTTACCAGTTCACCGTAGTCTTCTTCGGGAATCTGTACACGATAGAGTTTGCGTAACTCCATGACAATATCCAGAAAATCCATGCTGTCCAGTTCCATCTGCTCCCGGAAAGGAACACTGTCGTCCAGATCCGAAAGATCTTCATCGGGAGCAATACGAGACAAGATATCCAAGATTACCGATCTGATTTGTTCCGGCGCCATGCAGAAACTCCAAACTTTCTAAAAATCCAATAACGTCGATTTCGTGCAGCGAAGCTCACAAATATCACGGGAAAACCCGGTCAGGGGAAGACCCTTATAACAAACGAAGAATCTCCCCGCTAGAAGCCGGGTCCGAAAAACCCGCCCCTCATGAGGAATACTATAACCCGATCTAATAATGGATTTAAACCGACTCAGGCCCGGATAAAGCAGAGTTTTTCAGAAAATCCATATGGAATCGGCATTTACGATGGGTGAACACTGTTTCTTAAACGAAAGATCCAACGCTCGTTTATAGAAGGACTGATGGCCGTTGAACAGTGTCCATCAGGCAGAATATTTTTTGACAATCAGAACGGAATTGATTCCCAGCATTCCAAACGAGTTATTCAGAATACATTCTACTCGTTCCATCTGACGAGGTGTATTCTGAACCAGTTGAGGCAATTTGCATTCTGGATCGAGTTCATCGAGATTCAGTGTGGCGTGAGCGATACCGTCTTCGAATGCGGGCAGATTCCCCAGCATTTCCAGCGCGCCGGCGGCTCCCATCGCATGTCCAATAAAACTCTTGGTATTGTTGATCGCCAGGTTGGGGCAATCGCCAAACACGCTGGCAAGCGCTTTCGCTTCTTCTATATCCCCCTGGTGCGTTGCCGTGGCGTGGCTGCTGACAATATCAATATCTTCAGGCTTTAAACCAGCCCGTTTGAGTGCCAGATGAATGCACTCCGCCTGCCGGGTTGAATTGGGAAGCACGAAATCACTGGCATCGGAATTCATCGCATAACCGATAATTTCACCGTAAATCGTCGCGCCGCGGGCCAATGCATCAGGCAGACGCTCTAAAGTACAGACAGCGCCCCCCTCGGCAACCACGATCCCGTTCCGCTGCACATCGAAGGGTCGACAGGCTTTCGTGGGATCTTCATTCACTGCTAAAGCTCCCTGGCTCTGGAAGCTGGCGAAAATCCCAAACGTGTGAATACTCTCGGAAACGCCACCGCATAAGGCCATATCGACTTCATTCAGCCGCAGCATCTGCACGCCTTGAATGAATCCGGCATTTCCAGCAGCACAGGCAGCCCCCAGCGTCAGATGAGGACCGGTAATCCCCAGATTGAGAGTCACTTCGCCGGCTGGATTATTTGCGACAGTCCGCGGGTTATGATGATGCGACCAGACTTTGGTATCATAATCAAACTGCGAAATCTCGTAGACTTCGTTTTCCGTCTCGACATTCCCATGCTCGGTAATCCCCAGATAAACGCCGACACGATCACGGGCCACGTTTTCCCAGTCCAGACCAGATTGATTGACTGCTTCATTCGCACAGTAGACAGCAATAGAGCCGGCACGTGTTCCGCGACGGACTTCTTTTCGTTTCTGGTAGCGTAATTCGTCAAAATTACAGACGCCGGCAAGGACATCTCCCATATAGCGGATGTTGTAGTCCACAACTCCCGAACGGCCAGCCAGTAGACTTTGCCGAAATTCATCCAGATTGTTGCCATTCGGAGCGGT is from Gimesia maris and encodes:
- a CDS encoding acyl carrier protein, encoding MAPEQIRSVILDILSRIAPDEDLSDLDDSVPFREQMELDSMDFLDIVMELRKLYRVQIPEEDYGELVTMDSTVTYLTPLLKDAESTV
- a CDS encoding beta-ketoacyl-[acyl-carrier-protein] synthase family protein, encoding MQASMDDQSRIVITGIGLTAPNGNNLDEFRQSLLAGRSGVVDYNIRYMGDVLAGVCNFDELRYQKRKEVRRGTRAGSIAVYCANEAVNQSGLDWENVARDRVGVYLGITEHGNVETENEVYEISQFDYDTKVWSHHHNPRTVANNPAGEVTLNLGITGPHLTLGAACAAGNAGFIQGVQMLRLNEVDMALCGGVSESIHTFGIFASFQSQGALAVNEDPTKACRPFDVQRNGIVVAEGGAVCTLERLPDALARGATIYGEIIGYAMNSDASDFVLPNSTRQAECIHLALKRAGLKPEDIDIVSSHATATHQGDIEEAKALASVFGDCPNLAINNTKSFIGHAMGAAGALEMLGNLPAFEDGIAHATLNLDELDPECKLPQLVQNTPRQMERVECILNNSFGMLGINSVLIVKKYSA